A single region of the Brienomyrus brachyistius isolate T26 chromosome 10, BBRACH_0.4, whole genome shotgun sequence genome encodes:
- the slc25a43 gene encoding solute carrier family 25 member 43 — translation MATVRRDDRLTGLQGFMCVGFAGIFSKTATAPLEVVKILNQVGSFHCRAGFVHSFARVSCSEGFRALWKGNLVSCLRLFPYSAVHLAAYRKLINLHMDEVGCISQWRAICAGSLAGIVAALVSYPLEVAETRLVVQNMRDPTYRGALHVLSSVYRHEGLCALYRGFSLTVIGAVPFSLGCYMVYVNLDWLWQEPSFRFTPLQNFISGCLAAGLAQTLSFPFETVKRKMQAQSALLPQAGSVDVHFSGMLDCFRQTVRSNGFLSLWNGLAANTAKIIPYFGLLFTCFEACKQVCLYHNGYIVSPLSFQPAPGVDQSLGPNELQEVQRYLSNRGFSSPQNNMDDRW, via the exons ATGGCGACCGTGAGACGAGATGATCGCCTGACGGGCCTCCAGGGCTTCATGTGCGTCGGGTTCGCAGGGATCTTCAGCAAGACGGCCACGGCCCCGCTGGAGGTCGTCAAGATCCTAAATCAGGTGGGGAGCTTTCACTGCAGAGCGGGCTTTGTACACAGCTTTGCCCGGGTGTCCTGCAGCGAGGGGTTCCGCGCCCTATGGAAGGGAAACCTGGTGTCCTGTCTGCGCCTGTTCCCGTACAGCGCCGTGCATCTGGCCGCCTACAGGAA ATTGATAAACCTGCATATGGATGAAGTAGGATGCATATCGCAGTGGAGGGCCATCTGCGCCGGGAGCTTAGCGGGTATCGTGGCTGCGCTGGTCTCGTACCCGCTGGAGGTGGCGGAGACGCGCCTGGTAGTCCAGAACATGCGGGACCCGACGTACAGAGGCGCGCTTCACGTACTGTCCAGCGTTTACCGCCATGAGGGCCTGTGCGCCCTCTATCGCGGATTTTCCCTCACAGTCATAG GGGCGGTCCCCTTCTCCCTGGGCTGCTATATGGTCTATGTCAACCTGGACTGGTTATGGCAGGAGCCCAGCTTTCGCTTCACGCCCCTGCAGAACTTCATCAGTGGCTGCCTTGCGGCGGGTCTGGCCCAGACCCTGTCCTTCCCATTTGAGACTGTCAAGAGGAAGATGCAG GCTCAGAGCGCCCTGTTGCCGCAGGCTGGTAGTGTTGACGTCCATTTCAGCGGCATGCTGGACTGCTTCCGACAGACAGTCCGAAGCAATGGCTTCCTATCCCTGTGGAACGGACTTGCTGCCAACACAGCCAAG ATCATCCCCTATTTCGGCTTGCTCTTCACATGCTTCGAGGCCTGCAAACAGGTCTGCCTGTATCACAACGGATACATCGTGTCCCCTCTGAGCTTCCAGCCAGCACCAGGCGTCGACCAGAGTCTGGGGCCAAACGAGCTTCAGGAAGTTCAGAGGTACCTGAGTAACAGGGGCTTCTCTTCACCGCAGAACAACATGGATGACCGGTGGTGA